The proteins below come from a single Notolabrus celidotus isolate fNotCel1 unplaced genomic scaffold, fNotCel1.pri scaffold_149_arrow_ctg1, whole genome shotgun sequence genomic window:
- the LOC117808774 gene encoding uncharacterized protein LOC117808774 isoform X3 yields MAAPVSVGLILLLGLCSGSGPDSERGRMELRRVRSLAAQPRYGECWARALDHLDTRCRDLTSESQSWIALSFTLCHLSSSGRDIPACPEGSEVSRCTGAMDAVAFNAYTEFFTHTHSMCHFLQSEAWQSRAETTMHRLTETSAGVAEQLESTRQMAEDLIDAQSAALQAQQEILNNGEELRVTLTDSTQGLRAVFSELNSASREQQVALSELFNRVSFLQSFLLMEAHSLSSCCYNAAALCTAFLLTSTQRSSRARSWSVCM; encoded by the exons ATGGCGGCTCCGGTGTCCGTGGGTCTGATCCTGCTGCTCGGACTCTGCTCCGGTTCCGGTCCGGACTCAGAGCGCGGGAGGATGGAGCTGCGGCGCGTGCGCAGCCTCGCCGCTCAGCCCAGGTACGGAGAGTGCTGGGCGCGAGCTCTGGACCACCTGGACACTCGCTGCAGGGACCTGACGTCAGAGAGCCAGAGCTGGATCGCGCTGAGCTTCACGCTGTGTCACCTGAGCAG CTCAGGCAGGGATATCCCAGCATGCCccgaggggtcagaggtcagcaggTGTACAGGTGCAATGGATGCTGTGGCCTTTAACGCCTACACAGAGTTctttactcacacacactccatgtGTCACTTCCTTCAGTCTGAGGCCTGGCAGAGCCGAGCAGAGACCACCAtgcacag GTTAACAGAGACCTCAGCAGGTGTGGCTGAGCAGCTTGAGTCCACCAGGCAGATGGCTGAAGATTTGATTGATGCCCAGAGTGCTGCCTTACAGGCACAACAGGAAATCCTGAACAACGGAGAGGAACTGAGAGTCACCCTGACAGACTCTACCCAGG GTCTGAGGGCGGTGTTCTCTGAGCTCAACAGTGCCTCCAGGGAGCAGCAGGTGGCGCTGTCTGAGCTCTTTAACAGAGTTTCCTTCCTGCAGAGCTTCCTGCTGATGGAGGCTCACAGTCTGAGCTCCTGCTGCTACAACGCTGCTGCTCTCTGCACCGCCTTCCTGCTTACCTCCACCCAGCGGTCCTCCAGAGCCAG gaGCTGgtcagtgtgtatgtga
- the LOC117808774 gene encoding uncharacterized protein LOC117808774 isoform X2 has translation MAAPVSVGLILLLGLCSGSGPDSERGRMELRRVRSLAAQPRYGECWARALDHLDTRCRDLTSESQSWIALSFTLCHLSSSGRDIPACPEGSEVSRCTGAMDAVAFNAYTEFFTHTHSMCHFLQSEAWQSRAETTMHRLTETSAGVAEQLESTRQMAEDLIDAQSAALQAQQEILNNGEELRVTLTDSTQELPADGGSQSELLLLQRCCSLHRLPAYLHPAVLQSQELVSVYVSVCRRVMVCVGVCVLLCVCVRYRDPVQQSLQVLRETQKSLQEALQHAEGLGERHRRTPSDVKRRSQSRRGREEEKKMKDIKREEEEEEESTLLCLNTDSSDLSHLSLTGQCPSHCSVTN, from the exons ATGGCGGCTCCGGTGTCCGTGGGTCTGATCCTGCTGCTCGGACTCTGCTCCGGTTCCGGTCCGGACTCAGAGCGCGGGAGGATGGAGCTGCGGCGCGTGCGCAGCCTCGCCGCTCAGCCCAGGTACGGAGAGTGCTGGGCGCGAGCTCTGGACCACCTGGACACTCGCTGCAGGGACCTGACGTCAGAGAGCCAGAGCTGGATCGCGCTGAGCTTCACGCTGTGTCACCTGAGCAG CTCAGGCAGGGATATCCCAGCATGCCccgaggggtcagaggtcagcaggTGTACAGGTGCAATGGATGCTGTGGCCTTTAACGCCTACACAGAGTTctttactcacacacactccatgtGTCACTTCCTTCAGTCTGAGGCCTGGCAGAGCCGAGCAGAGACCACCAtgcacag GTTAACAGAGACCTCAGCAGGTGTGGCTGAGCAGCTTGAGTCCACCAGGCAGATGGCTGAAGATTTGATTGATGCCCAGAGTGCTGCCTTACAGGCACAACAGGAAATCCTGAACAACGGAGAGGAACTGAGAGTCACCCTGACAGACTCTACCCAGG AGCTTCCTGCTGATGGAGGCTCACAGTCTGAGCTCCTGCTGCTACAACGCTGCTGCTCTCTGCACCGCCTTCCTGCTTACCTCCACCCAGCGGTCCTCCAGAGCCAG gaGCTGgtcagtgtgtatgtgagtgtgtgtaggagGGTCAtggtgtgtgttggagtgtgtgttctgctgtgtgtgtgtgttaggtacAGGGACCCGGTTCAGCAGAGTCTACAGGTGCTCAGAGAGACTCAGAAGAGCCTGCAGGAGGCGCTGCAGCACGCTG AGGGATTGGGCGAGCGTCACAGGAGGACTCCGTCTGATGTGAAG AGGAGGTCACAGAGCAGAAGAGGacgagaggaagagaagaagatgaaggatataaaaagagaagaagaagaggaggaggagagtacGCTGCTGTGTCTGAACACAGACAGCTCTgacctgtctcacctgtccctCACTGGTCAGTGCCCGTCTCACTGCTCAGTCACTAACTGA
- the LOC117808774 gene encoding uncharacterized protein LOC117808774 isoform X1 — translation MAAPVSVGLILLLGLCSGSGPDSERGRMELRRVRSLAAQPRYGECWARALDHLDTRCRDLTSESQSWIALSFTLCHLSSSGRDIPACPEGSEVSRCTGAMDAVAFNAYTEFFTHTHSMCHFLQSEAWQSRAETTMHRLTETSAGVAEQLESTRQMAEDLIDAQSAALQAQQEILNNGEELRVTLTDSTQGLRAVFSELNSASREQQVALSELFNRVSFLQSFLLMEAHSLSSCCYNAAALCTAFLLTSTQRSSRARLILLSLVCLNFYLERKIYQFVLDSDNPQHTHMELVSVYVSVCRRVMVCVGVCVLLCVCVRYRDPVQQSLQVLRETQKSLQEALQHAEGLGERHRRTPSDVKRRSQSRRGREEEKKMKDIKREEEEEEESTLLCLNTDSSDLSHLSLTGQCPSHCSVTN, via the exons ATGGCGGCTCCGGTGTCCGTGGGTCTGATCCTGCTGCTCGGACTCTGCTCCGGTTCCGGTCCGGACTCAGAGCGCGGGAGGATGGAGCTGCGGCGCGTGCGCAGCCTCGCCGCTCAGCCCAGGTACGGAGAGTGCTGGGCGCGAGCTCTGGACCACCTGGACACTCGCTGCAGGGACCTGACGTCAGAGAGCCAGAGCTGGATCGCGCTGAGCTTCACGCTGTGTCACCTGAGCAG CTCAGGCAGGGATATCCCAGCATGCCccgaggggtcagaggtcagcaggTGTACAGGTGCAATGGATGCTGTGGCCTTTAACGCCTACACAGAGTTctttactcacacacactccatgtGTCACTTCCTTCAGTCTGAGGCCTGGCAGAGCCGAGCAGAGACCACCAtgcacag GTTAACAGAGACCTCAGCAGGTGTGGCTGAGCAGCTTGAGTCCACCAGGCAGATGGCTGAAGATTTGATTGATGCCCAGAGTGCTGCCTTACAGGCACAACAGGAAATCCTGAACAACGGAGAGGAACTGAGAGTCACCCTGACAGACTCTACCCAGG GTCTGAGGGCGGTGTTCTCTGAGCTCAACAGTGCCTCCAGGGAGCAGCAGGTGGCGCTGTCTGAGCTCTTTAACAGAGTTTCCTTCCTGCAGAGCTTCCTGCTGATGGAGGCTCACAGTCTGAGCTCCTGCTGCTACAACGCTGCTGCTCTCTGCACCGCCTTCCTGCTTACCTCCACCCAGCGGTCCTCCAGAGCCAG gttgaTCCTGTTGAGTTTGGTGTGTTTAAATTTCTACCTGGAGAGGAAGATCTATCAGTTTGTTCTAGACTCTGATAatcctcaacacacacacatg gaGCTGgtcagtgtgtatgtgagtgtgtgtaggagGGTCAtggtgtgtgttggagtgtgtgttctgctgtgtgtgtgtgttaggtacAGGGACCCGGTTCAGCAGAGTCTACAGGTGCTCAGAGAGACTCAGAAGAGCCTGCAGGAGGCGCTGCAGCACGCTG AGGGATTGGGCGAGCGTCACAGGAGGACTCCGTCTGATGTGAAG AGGAGGTCACAGAGCAGAAGAGGacgagaggaagagaagaagatgaaggatataaaaagagaagaagaagaggaggaggagagtacGCTGCTGTGTCTGAACACAGACAGCTCTgacctgtctcacctgtccctCACTGGTCAGTGCCCGTCTCACTGCTCAGTCACTAACTGA